The stretch of DNA TGGTGCTGATGACCGGCATCCTGCTGGTCGGGGTGGTCCTGAACGCCGTCATCCCGGAGGACGTCTTCCTGCTGATCGCCTCGATCGCCACCTTCGCCACGGTGTGGGTCTGGGCCATGATCCTCGCCTCGCACGTGGCGATGAAGCGCGAGATCACCCGCAAGGGGCTGCCGGCGTCGGAATTCCCGTCGCCGTGGTGGCCCGCCGCTTCCGTGCTGACCATCGTCTTCATGGCCCTGGTGATCGGAATCCTTGGCGCCTTCGAGGACACCCGGGTGGCCCTCTACGTGGGCGCCGTCTGGCTCGGCCTGCTGGTGCTCGCCTACCGGTTCTGGGTCCGCGGCCACGGCCGGGTCCGCGCGGAACTGGCGGACGAAACCTCGCAGCTCCAGCAGGTGCCCGCCCCACGATAGCCCCGGCGCCGCCCGGCCGGTCGCCCGGCTCCCCGCACCGCCGGGCGGCTGGCGGACTACCGCGCGGACCAGCCGCCGTCCATCGTGTAGCTGGCGCCGGTGACCATGCCGGCGTCGTCCGACGCGAGCCACGCCGCCAGGGACGCCACTTCCTCCGGCTCCACGAGACGCTTGATCGCTGATTCGGTCAGCATGATCTTGGCGAGGACCTCGGACTCCGGGATGCCGTGGACCTTGGCCTGGTCGACGAGCTGCGCCTCGACCAGCGGCGTCCGGACATAGCCGGGGTTGATGCAGTTGGACGTGACGCCGTGGGCCCCGCCCTCCAGCGCGGTCACCTTGCTGAGGCCTTCCAGCCCGTGCTTGGCGGAAACGTAAGCGCTCTTGAACGGCGAGGCCCGCAGGCCGTGCACGGAGGAGAGGTTGATGATCCGTCCGAAGCCGTTGGCGTACATGTGCGGCAGCGCGGCCCGGATGAGCAGGAACGGCGCCTCGAGCATCAGCGTGATGATCCGGCGGAAGTCGGCGGGATCGAACTCCTCGATGGGGCTGATGCGCTGGATCCCCGCGTTGTTGACGAGGATGTCGCAGTCCAGGCTGAGGGCCTGGAGCGCCCCGACGTCGAGGAGGTCGACGGCCCAGGAAGTGCCGCCGACCTCATCGGCGAGGGCTGCGGCGGCGGACTCGTCCACATCCGCGATCACCACCTTGGCGCCCCGCGAGGCCAGGGCGCGGACGCTGGCCGCGCCGATCCCGCCGGCACCGCCGGTGACCAGGGCCTTGCGTCCGTTCAGCGTGTTTTCCATAACTCAGCCTTCCCTATCAAAAATCGAATGAGGCGGCCGGCTCCAGCGTGGCTGGAGCCGGCCCAAACTCAAGCAGTTCAGCGCGCCGCAGCGACGGCAAGGCCTTCACGTTCGGCGTCGGCCCGGTCCACTTCCTCCAGCGCAATGCCCTTGGTTTCCTTCAAGGTGAGCACCGCGACGGCGGTGATGGCGCAGGCCACAAGGAGGTAGATCGCGGTGGGCAGCCAGGAGCCGGTGTCCTTGAGCCACTGGGTGGCCAGCAGCGGCGCCAGCGAGCCGGCGAAGATCGAGGTGACCTGCGAGCCGAGCGAGACGCCGGCGTAGCGCATCCGGGTCGGGAACAGCTCGGCCATCAGGGCCGGCTGCCCGGCGTACATGAGGCCGTGCAGGCACAGGCCGATGGTCACGGCCAGGACGATAACCACCGGGTTGCGGGTGTCGAACATCGGGAAGGCGAAGAACGGCCAGCTCGCGCCGGTGATGGCACCGACAAGGTAGACCGGCTTGCGTCCCCAGCTGTCCACGAGCCGGCCGAACTGCGGGATGATCAGGAAGTGCACGAGGTGCGCGATCAGCAGGGCCAGCAGGAGCGAGGAGGTGTCGTACTTGTCCACCGTCTTGAGGTAGACAATCGAGAAGCTGACCACGAGGTAATACATGATGTTTTCCGCGAACCGCAGGCCCATGGACTGCAGGATGCCCTTGGGGTACTTGCGGATGACCTCGCGGACGCCGTAGCTTATGGCCTGCTCCTTCTCCATCTGCGCCTTGGCTGCCAGGAAGATCGGCGATTCGGAGACGTGGGTGCGGATGTAGTAGCCGACGAAAACGATCACGGCTGAGAGCCAGAAGGCCACCCGCCAGCCCCAGGCGAGGAATTCGGCGCTGCTCAGCACGTTGGACATGATGAACAGGACCAGGGTTGCCAGCAGGTTGCCCACCGGCACTGCGGCCTGGGGCCAGCTGGACCAGAAGCCGCGGGATTCGTTGGGGCTCTGCTCGGCCACGAGCAGTACGGCGCCGCCCCATTCGCCGCCCAGGGCGAAGCCCTGGATGAAGCGCAGGAGGACCAGCAGGGCCGGCGCAAGGTAGCCGAGGTCGGCGAACCCGGGCAGGCAGCCCATCAGGAAGGTGGAGACACCGATGATGACGATGGTGAGCTGCAGGGTGGGCTTGCGGCCCAGCCTGTCGCCGATCTGGCCGAAGACGATGCCACCGAGCGGGCGGGCCACGAAGCCGACGGCGTAGGTCAGGAAGGCCTGGATGATGCCGTCCAGCTCATTGCCGGTGGGAGGGAAGAAGTACTTGCCGAACACCAGGGTTGCGGCGGTGGCGTACAGGAAGAATTCGTACCATTCCACGACGGTGCCGACCATCGAAGCGGCGACGATTTTCTTGAGGCCGGAACCCTTGGGTGCGGGGGCGGCGGATGCAGAGCGCTGGTTTACGCTCATCTGGGTCTCCTTAGTGTCCACGGTGACACGTGCTGTGACGTACAGCACTTGAATTGGCTCCACTGAGTATTGCTGCACAGAGTTGGCGATTCAATGGCCAATGCGGCACCGCTTATGTGCAGAATTGCAGATATGAATGCACATCCCGATGATCTGCTGGTGCTGCTGGCGGTCTCCCGTTCGGCAAAATTCACGACGGCGGCCCAGGCCTTGGGCCTTAACCACACCACCGTTTCGCGGCGGATAGCGGCGTTGGAGAAGGCTTTGGGCGGGCGTGTGCTTTCCCGCGCCGCCGGCGGCTGGGAGCTCACCGGACTCGGCGAGGAAGCCGTCCGGGTGGCCGAGCAGGTGGAATCGGCCATCCGCACGCTCGAACAGCCCGGCCGGACCCCGGACCCGATCACCGGCGTCGTCCGGATGACCGCCACGGACGGCTTCAGCGCCTACATCGCCGCCCCCGCCGTGGCCCGGCTGCGCCGCGACCACCCCGGGCTCAGCGTCGAGATCGTCACGGTCACCCGGCGGGCCCTGCAGCAGCGCTCCGGCCTGGACATCGAGGTGGTGGTCGGCGAACCCCAGGTGCACCGCGCCGAAGCAGCCCGGCTCGGCGAGTACATGCTCGGCATGTACGCCTCGCGGGACTATCTGGCCGAGTACGGGATGCCCGCCACGCTGGAGGAACTGACGGCGCATCCGCTCGTGTACTTTGTGGATTCAATGCTCCAGGTAGATGACCTGGATGCCCCGCGCCGGCTGGTTCCGGCCATGCGGGACGGGCTGACCTCCACCAACGTCTTCGTCCATGTGGAGGCGACACGGGCCGGTGCCGGGATCGGGTTCCTGCCGTGCTTTGCGGCGGACCTGCATCCGGATCTGGTCAGGCTGTTGCCGGAAGAGTTCGCGGAACTGCTCCCCTACTGGATGGTGCTCCGGCCCGATTCGATGCGCCGGCCGGCGGTGGCCGCCGTCGTGCAGGCACTGCGGGAACAGACCACAGCCCACCGCGATGCCCTGCTGGGCCGGCCCGCGGGGTCATCGGTTGCACCGTAACCGCCGTTTTCAGGCGCCATGGGGGCCGTTACGGAGCACTCGATGGGGGTTGCGGGTCGTGCCGGACCGGGGCGCCGGCCGCGAAGGCCCTGACCTTCGCGTCGTTCCAGATGTGTGCGGGCACCGCCCCGCCCAGCAGGCGCCGCGCGAGGCCGGGGTCGTCGTCGAACGGCTGGTCGCTGCCGGCCATGATCATGTTGCCGTAGCGGCGGCCCTTGAGCATGGCCGGGTCCGCGATGATCACCGTGTGCTCGAAGCTGTCCGCGATGGTGGCGGCGTCCTCGCGGGCGTTCCTCAGGTCCGGGGCGTCGCCGGAGTTGACCACGTAGATCCCGCCGGGAGCCAGGACCTGCTTGGCATGCCCGTTGAATTCCTTGGTGGTGAGCGCCCGGGGCGTCAAGGATCCGGCGAAGACGTCACGGATGATCAGGTCACGGGTGTGCGGAGTGAGGCCCTCGGTGACTTCGCGGGCCTCGCCCACGCGCAGGCGCAGCAGGGGGGCCTTGGGCAGGTCGAACCAGCCGCGGACGTATTCGGCGAGCTTTCCGTCCAGTTCCACGACCACCTGGCGGGCGTCGGGGTAGGCGGCATGGAAGTAGCGGGCCAGTGAGCATGCTCCCCCGCCCAGGTGCAGGGCGCGCAGTTTCGGCCTTGATTCGCGGGGCCAGCGCGATTCCACCAGCGCGGCGATCCAGCGCATGTATTCGAAGTCGAGGAACAGCGGATCGGCGAGGTCGATGTGGGAACTCATGACGCCGTTGATGCGCAGGAGCCAGCCATTCGAATTGTCCTGGTCCGGGATCAGCTCGCAGTCGCCGGTGTCGATGTAGTAGACGCCCTCAACCGGGCCGTCCGGGCGTGCACCCTTGGGCAGGTCCACCACTCCGGCCGTCGAATTTCCGCTGTTCCGGCCGGCAGCCTTGCCCCGCTTCGCCATCAGCCGTGCACCGTTTTCTTCATGTTTCAACCCTAGTTCACCGCCCGCGTGCCGCCTGCGCGCCGCCTGTCGGGAGCGGCCCGGCCTGGCCCGGTGCAGCACGGGGCGGGGCCCGTGCTCCGAGAAAATAAAAAGGGAAGGGTACTTACCATCTGATAGTAATCATGCTTAGTATTTAAGCCCCAGTATTGCCGGCTTGTGATCAGCAGCCGATCTTCTTGGAAAGAGAGCGACGATGACAGAGAACCCATGGCCCCAGAACGGGAGCTACGGCACCCCTACGGCTACGCAGCAGGCACCCCTCCGCCAGGACCCGACGTTTCCACCCGTCGCAGACGGCGAAATCTACAGCGCGACACCGGATGGCGTCCCGACAGCCCCGTCCCCGTCCCCGGGGCCGGCCCCCGGCGCGCCCACGGCCGACACCGCCAAGGACGAGGCTACGAAGGTCTCCCGACAGGCCGCGGATTCAGCCCGGAACGTGGCTGAAACGGCCAAGTCCGAGGCCGCCAATGTTGCCGCCGAGGTCAAGGCCAACGCCCGGGACCTGCTCAATCAGGCCAAATCCGACCTAACTGAACAGGCCGGTACGCAGCAGCAAAAGGTCACAGAAGGGCTGCGCTCAATCTCGACCGAACTCCGCTCCATGGCCGCGGCCTCCGACCAGCCCGGTGTCGCCACCGACCTCGTCCGACAGGCCGCCGAAAGGTCTTCCGCCGTGGCAACATGGCTCGACGGCCGGGATCCCGGTTCACTGCTGAACGAAGTGAAGTCCTTTGCCCGGCAAAAGCCCGGCACCTTCCTCCTGCTGGCCGCCGGAGCAGGCATCCTGGCAGGCCGGCTCAGCCGTAGCCTCGCCGCCGGAGCCCCGGAGTCGACCGGCCCAGCGGCTACGGCACCGGTAACGGGCGCCCCGGCGTACGGCGCCCATGCCGCCGCCGTACCGGTCGCCCGGGTGCCCGACACCGGAATGGCGGTCCCGCCGCCGCCCGTGCAGCTGCCCGGCCCTGATGCCACGACGGCTGGTCTCGCCGATCCGCTGGGAGACGAACTCTTTGGTGGTGAACGGCGATGACCAGCGAGATGCCCCCGACTGCTGTCCAGGCCAAGGCCGAGACGTTGTCCCTCGGTGAACTACTTGGCGACGTTACTCGGGACATGTCCACCCTGATGCGGCAGGAAGTCGAACTGGCCAAGGTCGAGCTCAAGCAGTCGGCCACCCGGGCAGGCAAGGGCAGCGGAATGCTCGCCGGTGCGGGCGTCGCTGGCCACTTCGTGTTCCTGTTCCTTTCCCTCGCCCTGTGGTGGGCGCTGGGATACGTGATGGGGCTCGGCTGGTCCGGCGTCATCGTCGCCGTTCTCTGGGGTATCGCCGCCGCGGTCCTGGCCAGCATGGGCCGGAAGGAGCTCAACGCCATCAAGGGCATGCCGCAGACCGCGGAGACCCTGCAGGAAATTCCACCCACGCTCAAACCCACCCCCTAGCTCCAGCGAGGAACACCATGAGTGAAAACCCGGATGCCATCCGAGCCGATATCGAAGCAACCCGCGCGCGGCTCGGCACCAATGTCGACGCCGTGGCGGACAAGGTCACGCCGTCGCACATTGTTCAGCGGCAGACAGACAAGGTCAAGGAAACAGTCAAGGACACCGTGTTCGGTGCGAAGGACAAAGTCATGGGAACAGCCGGCGATGCAGCCGGCGGCGCACCCCGGCGGCTGGCCACCAAGACGCAGGGCAACCCGCTCGCGGCCGGGCTGATCGCCTTCGGTGCCGGTCTGCTGTTCTCCTCGCTGATCCCTGCCAGTGAGAAGGAACGCGAAACGGCGGACGCCCTCAAGTCGGCCGCCGAACCGCTCACCACGGAGCTGGCCGAGGCCGGGAAGAACGTGGCCGAGGGACTTCGCGGGCCTGCCCAGGAGTCCATGGAGAATATCAAGGCGAGCGCCGCCGAGGCCACCGAGACCATCAAGACAGAGGGTCAGTACGCCGTCGGGGACGTCAAGGAAACGGCGGCATCAGCCGCTGACAACATCAAGCAGGCCTAGGCCCTCCGGAACCCTGCCGGCCGCCCCGCTTCCGGGCGGGGCGGCCGGCCGCTGCGCTTAACCCCACGAAGGAAGACTTCCATGGCCAAGAACCTCGCCAGGGCAGAAAATGACACCATGACCGACGCCGAAACGGACCAGAGCAGCACCGCCAAGGCCCGCACGGCGCCCGCGCCGGACGATTCCCGCAAGCCGGTCAATCCCACCGACGTCACGAAACCTTCCTGGAAGTACATCGCCAGGAAGACCCTCCGCGAGTTCAGCAGGGACCAGTGCCCGGACCTCGCCGCCGCCCTGACCTACTATTCGGTCCTCTCCCTCTTCCCCGCGCTCCTGGCGCTCGTCTCGCTCCTGGGGGTGTTCGGGCAGGCCGGGAAGACGACGGCGGCACTTCTGGAGATCGTCCAGGGCATCGCCCCGGCTTCCACGGTCGACATCATCCGGCAGCCCATCGACGAACTGACCAGCTCGCCGGCCGCCGGTTTCACCCTGGTGATCGGCGTCCTGACCGCACTGTGGTCCGCCTCCGGGTACGTCGGAGCCTTCGCCCGGGCCATGAACCGGGTCTACGAAGTCGACGAGGGCCGGCCCTTCATCAGGCTCAGGGGCACGATGCTCGGCGTCACCATCGCCACCGTGGCGATCGTTGCCGTGCTCGCCGCCATGCTGGTGCTCAGCGGGCCGGTGGCCGAAGCGGTGGGCAACGCCGTCGGGCTCGGTGGCGCCTTCCTCACGGCATGGAACATCCTGAAGTGGCCGGTGATGGTGCTGCTCGTCGTGGTGGCCATCGCGATCCTGTACTACGCCACCCCCAATGTGAAGCAGCCCAGGTTCCGCTGGCTGAGCATGGGCTCATTCATCGCCGTCGTGGTCTTCGTCCTGGCGTCTCTCGGCTTCGCGTTCTACGTCGCCAACTTCGGCAGCTACAACAAGACCTACGGCGCGATCGGCGGCGTGATCGTGATGCTGCTGTGGCTCTGGATCCTGAACCTGTCGCTGCTGTTCGGCGCGGAGTTCGACGCCGAAACGGAACGCGGACGGCAACTGCAGGCAGGAATCGAGGCGGAGCAGACAATCCAGCTGCCGCCGCGGGACACCAAACAGAGCGACAAACTGCAGTCGCGCCAGGAAGAGGACATCCGGCGCGGGCGCGAACTGCGGGAGCAGCACGGCGGCAAGCGGGATACCGGCGCTGGATAGCCGCGCCCCGCGGGACCAAAGCCCCTAGCCCCGCCCGGATCTTCCGGTCTCTACTGGAAGCAGGGAGCGCTGGGGCGTGGTACGGCCATCGAGCCGGAAGGAAGCATTTTGGCACCCGCAGCAGGGCATGAGCGCACCGCCGTCGCGGTGGGCTATGACGGATCGGAGGCCGCGCAGCTGGCTGTGCGGTGGGCCGCCGGGTACGCCGCTGCCGGGAAGTCCCGCCTCCGGGTGATCCATGCCTGGGTCTGGCCTCTGTTCACCAGGAACCTGGGCCCCGTCAAGGGTATCGCGGGAAGCGGGCTGCGGCACTCGGCCGAGGCGATCCTGGCCGAGGGTGTCGAACTGGCCCGAAGTATCGCCGATGCCTCCGCCGACGTCGAGGGCGTTATGGAAGCCGGCCTCCCGGCCCCGGTGCTGCGCGCCGCGGCCGCCGATGCGCGGGTGCTGGTGGTGGGCAGCCGTGGGATCGGCGGCGTCCTGGGCCAGCTGGCGGGCTCCGTCTGCCTGGAGCTGGCAGGCTCCTCCCCCTGCCCGCTGATGGTCATCTGGCGTCCCCGCACCCCTGGCCGGCCCGTCGTGGCGGGGGTCGACGCGTCGGCCCGGGGCCCGGCCACACTGGCCGGCGCCGTCCGGCTGGCGGAGGCGCTCGGCACCTCGCTCCAGCTCGTCCATGTCGGCCAGGCGGACGCCGGAAACCGGGAGGAACATGGCCGCCATTCCCCCCTCCACGGCCAGGAACTGCTGGACCATGCGCTGGAGGCGGCCCGGAAGCTGGCGCCCGGGCTGACGGTGTCCGGGTCCTTGAAGGACAGCCATTCCGTGGCCAGGGAGCTGCTCGCGGCGGCATCCGGGGCGGATGCGCTGGTGCTTGGAACCCATAACCGCGAGGGCGGCCCCGGCAACACCGTCTCCGCTGTGCTGCACAAGGCACGTTGCAACGTACTGATTACCCGCTGAACCCGCCGCTGCCCCTGGAGGGTTGCGGAGGTTCACGATGAAGCGCAAGACAAACAGTGCAAGACAAGGGAGGCCGCCATGCGAGCCTGGCGGGTTGGACATCCGGGACCCATAAGCGGAGGCCCCCTGGTGGCCGCGGAGTGCCCTGAGCCCCGGCCACGACGGGGCGAAGTGCTGCTCAAGGTCCGGGTCTGCGGGGTGTGCCGGACGGACCTGCACCTGGCTGAAGGCGACCTCAAACCGCGTCACCCCGGCATCATCCCGGGCCATGAGGTAGTCGGTGAAGTTATCGAATCCGGCCCGGAGGCCACCAGGTTCCGCCCCGGCGAACGAGTGGGCGCCGCATGGCTGGGCGGCACCTGCGGTTCCTGCCGCTTCTGCCTGCGAGGCCAGGAAAATCTGTGCCTGGCCCCCACGTTCACCGGCTGGGACCGCGACGGCGGCTATGCGGAACTGGTCACCGTCGCCGAGAAATTCGCCTACCGGATTCCTGAGGTTTTCACCGACGACGAGGCCGCGCCCCTGCTGTGTGCGGGCATCATCGGCTACCGTGCCTTGAGCCGGGCGGAACTGCCGATCGGCGGCCGGCTGGGCATCTACGGCTTCGGGGGTTCCGCTCACCTCGCCGCCCAGATCGCCCTCTACCGTGGCGCCAGGGTGTACGTCATGACCCGGTCCGAAGAAGCCCGCCGCCTCGCCCTCGAGCTGGGGGCGACCTTCGCCGGACGGGCCGACGAACCGCCGCCGGATCCGCTGGACGCCGCCATCCTCTTCGCACCCGTAGGCTCGCTGGTGCCCGTGGCGCTGCGCGCCCTGGACCGCGGCGGAACCCTTGCCGTTGCCGGCATCTACCTCAGCGACATTCCGCCCCTGCACTACTCCTCCGAGCTCTTCCAGGAACGCCAGCTCCGCAGCGTCACGGCCAACACCCGGGCCGACGGCGAGGAGTTCTTCCGGATTGCCGCGGAAATCCCGATCCGTCCCACCACCGTGGCTTACCCTTTCCCGGCCGCGGACAAGGCGCTGCGGGACCTGGCCGAAGACCGGATCACCGGCGCCGCCGTCCTGCATCTGGACGGGACGCGGTGAAGTAGCTGGCAGTTGTGGCCTCCGGGGGCGCTGGAAACGGCCAGTACTGCGGGTCAGTTGGGCCGGCCGTCCGCGCGCAGGAATTCATGCTCCTGGCCGGCGCGGAGCAGCACCCGCTGGGTACCCACCCGGACCAGCACCGGGGCGGCGTCGCCCGGGGCCGCAGAGACCCGCAGCCGGTCCGTCTCGAGGCGGACGGCCAGCAGCTGGTCGCGGTAGCGGACCTGGAATTCGACCCGGCTGAGCTCCGCCGGCAGCCTGGGGGTGAAGTCCAGGGCGTCACGGGTGATGCGCAATCCGGCGAAGCTGCGCTGGACGACGTCTATGGAGCCGGCCATGGCGCCCAGGTGGATGCCCGCGCTCGTGGTTCCGCCCTGGGTGTCGTCCAGGTCCGCGTCGAGGGCCTCCCGGAAGGTGGCCCACGCCCGTTCAGGATCCCGCTGCGCCAGCACGGAGGCGTGGGCGACCCGGCTCAGCGTTGACCCGTGTGCCGTCCGGGCGAGATAGAAGTCCACCGTGGCTCCGATCTGCGCGGGCGTCACGGCGTACCCCATCCGGCCCAGGAATCCGAGGAGCTGGTCCTCGCCCAGGACGTAGAGCAGCATGAGGACATCGGCCTGTTTGGCCAGCCGGTAGTGGTTGGTGCTGTCGCCCTCGGCCTCCAGGATCAGGTCCAGCCGTTCGATGTTCCGGTAGCTGCGGCGGTAGTGGTTCCAGTCCAGTTCCCGGAGCGCGCTGTAGCCGTCGAACTGGCTGATGATCCCGTCGTCGTGGAACGGCACGAACATGCGGCGGCTCAGTTGCGCCCAGTGCGCAATCTCGGCGGCGGTGATGCCCAGGCGGGCCCGCAGCTCCTCCATGTCGAAGCCCCGCACGGAGTGCATGATCCAGACCGCCTGGTCGAACACCCAGGCGGCCATGACGTTGGTATAGGCGTTGTCGTTGAGGCCGCCGCCTGGGTTGCCCGGGTGGCCTGTGTGGTATTCGTCCGGGCCCATAACGCCTTTGATATGGAAGCGGTCCTCCTTGGCGTCGTAGTCCGCCATGGACGCGAACAGCCTGGCGACGTCGACGACGATTTCGGCGCCGTGCCGGGTCAGCCAGCCGCGGTCCTGCGTCGCCTCGAAGTACTGCCAGGCATTGAAGGCGACGGCCAGCCCGACGTGCCGCTGGCGGTGGGAATAGTCCGGCATCCAGTGCCCGGACAGTTTGTTGAACAGCAGCTTCGGCGTCTGCTCCGTGCCGTCGCTGCCGCTCTGCCAGGGAAAGAGCGCCCCCTGGAGGCCCGCGGCCCTGGCCGCGTCACGAGCGGTGCCGAGCCGCCGCCACCGGTAGTCGATCAGTTCCCGGGCCACCGAGGGCAGGCGGGAGTTCAGCACAGGCAGGACGAAGAGCTCGTCCCAGAAGATGTGCCCGCGGTAGCCCTCGCCGTGCAGGCCGCGGGCCGGTACCCCGGCATCGAGTTCGGCCGTGTGGGTCGTGACGGTCTGCAGCAGATGGAAAACGTGCAGGTTCAGGATCAGCCGCGCCGGTGAGGGGGCATCGGACTCGATGATGAACGGCTCCAGCAGGAGGCTCCAGGCCGCCTCGTGTTCCGCGAGCAGGACCTCGAAGTCATGTGGGGCGCGGGCCAGCACGGCCTGGGCGGCCGTCCGGGGCGAGGAGATGGCATGGTCCCGGGAGCTCGCGATGGCGACGGTCTTGGTCGCCGTCACCGGTACCCCGTCCCTGAAGTCGACGTCGAAGCGGTGGGCGTGCAGCCCGCCCAGCTGCTCGGGAACACCTGCGGCGGGGGCGCCGGAGACTCCCGGGATGTCGGAGACTTCCGAGACTTCGGTCCGAAGAGCGAGGGCGATGCCGATCCGGCTCGTGCTCGTCCGGACGTCCACCGTCAGCCGTCCGATGCCGGGTCCGCCGTCGGACGCCGAAACCGCCACGTCTGTCAGGTGCCGGTGGGCCAGCTGCGCGTCCTCGGGCACGTTCGAGTTGGTCACGTCCGTGTCGCAGCCGCTGCGGATGCTGCCGCGGCCGCTCCAGCCCACGGCGGTGAGCGTCGTTTCCAGCGCGGCCAGGTGCGGTTCAGCCATCGACACGAGCCGGCGCTGGAGCAGCTGGAGCTGCCGCCCGGCGTCGTCCTCCAACAGCGCTTCGCGGCTCAGCACGGCACGCTTGAGGTCCAGCGTGCGGCGTTCGCCGCGGAGCTTCAGGCCGCCCTCGGACCACCAGCCAGCGCCCTCGATCCGGACATCCAGCGGCAGCCAGTCCGGGATGTTGACCATATGCTCGTCCACCGTTTCCTGGCCCTGGACGACGCTGTGCAGGCTGTTGTAGATCCCTGCGAGGTAGGTCCCGGGATAGTGCACCTCGCCGGCGCGGTGTTCGGGAGCGGCTCCCCGGGTGGCCAGGTAGCCGTTGCCCAGGGTGGTCAGTGCCTCCCGGTGCCCCTCGTGCGCCGGATCGAAACCCTCGTAGACCAGCAGCCAGGGGTGGGTGATGACCAGCCCGATGTCCAGTTCGCTGATGTCTTCCACCACGACGTCGGCGCCCGCGGCTTCCAGCGCCGAGCGCCGGCCGGTCCGGTCGACGCCGACCACGAGCCCGAAGCCGCCGCGCCGGCCGGCCTCCACGCCGGAGACCGCCTGCCCGATCACCATCGCCCGCGACGGCGCGATCTCCAGCCTGCGCACCGCCTCGAGGGCCAGGGCCGGGGCGGGCTGTCCCGCGACGCCACGGTCCAGGGCGGTCCGGCCGTCAATGATGTGGTCGAAGGCGCCCTCAAGGCCCGCGGCTGCCACGATCGCTCCCGCGTTCCGGCTGGAGGTGGCCAGGACGACGGGGATCCGGCCCGCCTTGAGCCGCTCCAGCAGGGCCACGGTGCCAGGGAACACCCGGACTGGCCTGGCGCCGAGCAACTGTTCGAACCCCTCGTTCTGGCGCTCCGCGAGCCCGAACGCCGTCCATTCCCCCGGGCCGTCCGCCGGCGAGCCCTGCGGGATCGAGGCTCCACGGGAGGCCAGAAACGTTGCCACCCCGTCCTCCCCGGTCCGCCCCTCGATGTAACCGGAAAAGTCGCCGTCCGAGAAGGGATCCCGCCTGGTCTCCGGGGGAAGCCGCGGGTCCTGCAGCACGGTGTCGAAGAGTTGTTGCCACGCGGCCGAGCGGAGCTCGGCGGTGTCCGTCACAACCCCGTCAAGGTCAAAGATCACGGCATCGACTGGTGCCAGCGCGGCGGCAACTGTGGGCGACTCCGTCATGGCTAAGTGGTATCAGTGATCCGGGCAGGGCGAAAGTGGCCATCGGCCCTGAGTGGCTGCTAGCGCAGCAGTTGGTCCAGCGTGGTGAAGCCGTAGCCGGCCTGGCGGATCCGGGTGATGACCTGGAGCAGGGCGTCGGCGTCCAGGGTGGTCCCGTCGTCAGGGTTGGAGCCGATGTGCATCAGGACGATCTCGCCGGGCTGCAGCCCGGCGAGCACGCGGTCCGCCACTATCTGGGCCGTTACCCCTCCGCTGGTTCCCTTCCAGCCGAGGGTGTCCACGGTCCAGCGGACCGGGACGTAGCCCAGCGCATTGACCGTGGCGATGGTCCGGGCATCGCGTTCGCCGAAGGGAAAGCGGAACAGCGGGCGGGGATCGGCGCCGGCGGCCTGGATGGTCTGCTGGGCGCCCAGGACCTGCTCCCGGATGGCGGCGTCCGGGAGGCCGGTGAAGCCCGGATGAGTCATCGAGTGGTTGCCTGTCCGGTGGCCGCCGTCCACGATCGATGCCACTCCGGCCGGGTTCGCGGCCGCCCAGCTGCCGGTCAGGAAGAACGTGCCGCGGACTCCGGCGCCTGACAGGGTCTGCAGGATGCTGGGGAGCCCGGCGGCGTTGGCTCCGGCGTCGAAGGTCAGGGCAACCACCGGCCCCGCGCCCGGGATGACCTCGATGTCGCGGCTGGCGAGCGCGGC from Arthrobacter sp. PAMC25564 encodes:
- a CDS encoding 3-hydroxybutyrate dehydrogenase, whose protein sequence is MENTLNGRKALVTGGAGGIGAASVRALASRGAKVVIADVDESAAAALADEVGGTSWAVDLLDVGALQALSLDCDILVNNAGIQRISPIEEFDPADFRRIITLMLEAPFLLIRAALPHMYANGFGRIINLSSVHGLRASPFKSAYVSAKHGLEGLSKVTALEGGAHGVTSNCINPGYVRTPLVEAQLVDQAKVHGIPESEVLAKIMLTESAIKRLVEPEEVASLAAWLASDDAGMVTGASYTMDGGWSAR
- a CDS encoding MFS transporter, coding for MSVNQRSASAAPAPKGSGLKKIVAASMVGTVVEWYEFFLYATAATLVFGKYFFPPTGNELDGIIQAFLTYAVGFVARPLGGIVFGQIGDRLGRKPTLQLTIVIIGVSTFLMGCLPGFADLGYLAPALLVLLRFIQGFALGGEWGGAVLLVAEQSPNESRGFWSSWPQAAVPVGNLLATLVLFIMSNVLSSAEFLAWGWRVAFWLSAVIVFVGYYIRTHVSESPIFLAAKAQMEKEQAISYGVREVIRKYPKGILQSMGLRFAENIMYYLVVSFSIVYLKTVDKYDTSSLLLALLIAHLVHFLIIPQFGRLVDSWGRKPVYLVGAITGASWPFFAFPMFDTRNPVVIVLAVTIGLCLHGLMYAGQPALMAELFPTRMRYAGVSLGSQVTSIFAGSLAPLLATQWLKDTGSWLPTAIYLLVACAITAVAVLTLKETKGIALEEVDRADAEREGLAVAAAR
- a CDS encoding LysR family transcriptional regulator; amino-acid sequence: MNAHPDDLLVLLAVSRSAKFTTAAQALGLNHTTVSRRIAALEKALGGRVLSRAAGGWELTGLGEEAVRVAEQVESAIRTLEQPGRTPDPITGVVRMTATDGFSAYIAAPAVARLRRDHPGLSVEIVTVTRRALQQRSGLDIEVVVGEPQVHRAEAARLGEYMLGMYASRDYLAEYGMPATLEELTAHPLVYFVDSMLQVDDLDAPRRLVPAMRDGLTSTNVFVHVEATRAGAGIGFLPCFAADLHPDLVRLLPEEFAELLPYWMVLRPDSMRRPAVAAVVQALREQTTAHRDALLGRPAGSSVAP
- a CDS encoding fused MFS/spermidine synthase; its protein translation is MAKRGKAAGRNSGNSTAGVVDLPKGARPDGPVEGVYYIDTGDCELIPDQDNSNGWLLRINGVMSSHIDLADPLFLDFEYMRWIAALVESRWPRESRPKLRALHLGGGACSLARYFHAAYPDARQVVVELDGKLAEYVRGWFDLPKAPLLRLRVGEAREVTEGLTPHTRDLIIRDVFAGSLTPRALTTKEFNGHAKQVLAPGGIYVVNSGDAPDLRNAREDAATIADSFEHTVIIADPAMLKGRRYGNMIMAGSDQPFDDDPGLARRLLGGAVPAHIWNDAKVRAFAAGAPVRHDPQPPSSAP
- a CDS encoding phage holin family protein, yielding MTSEMPPTAVQAKAETLSLGELLGDVTRDMSTLMRQEVELAKVELKQSATRAGKGSGMLAGAGVAGHFVFLFLSLALWWALGYVMGLGWSGVIVAVLWGIAAAVLASMGRKELNAIKGMPQTAETLQEIPPTLKPTP
- a CDS encoding DUF3618 domain-containing protein, with protein sequence MSENPDAIRADIEATRARLGTNVDAVADKVTPSHIVQRQTDKVKETVKDTVFGAKDKVMGTAGDAAGGAPRRLATKTQGNPLAAGLIAFGAGLLFSSLIPASEKERETADALKSAAEPLTTELAEAGKNVAEGLRGPAQESMENIKASAAEATETIKTEGQYAVGDVKETAASAADNIKQA